One window of the Scylla paramamosain isolate STU-SP2022 chromosome 22, ASM3559412v1, whole genome shotgun sequence genome contains the following:
- the LOC135111885 gene encoding uncharacterized protein DDB_G0271670-like, with product MYRKVQVVVMNLYQEPGCDRCAHTCNGGVVGEWWWRGVIGDAEVWLAKKKKSSSSSRSRSSSSSSSSSSSSSSSSSSSSSSKSSSSSSNSSGSSSSSSSSSSSSSSSSSSSSSSSSSSSSSSSSSSSSGGGVEEEEDEEEEEEEEEEEEEEEEEEEEEEEEEEEEQEESSSSSNSSSSNSSSSSSGSSSSSSSSSSSNSSSSSSGSNSSSEAQSSSSSSSSSSSSSSSSFSSSSSSSSFSFSSSSSSSSSSSSSSSSSSSSSS from the exons ATGTACCGCAAAGTACAGGTTGTGGTAATGAACCTGTACCAGGAGCCAGGTTGTGACAGGTGTGCCCACACGTGTAATgggggtgtggtgggggagtggtggtggcggggtgtAATCGGGGATGCAGAGGTGTGGCTGGCG aagaaaaagaaaagtagtagtagtagtcgtagtcgtagtagtagtagtagtagtagtagtagtagtagtagtagtagtagtagtagtagtagtagtagtagtaagagtagtagtagtagtagtaatagtagtggtagtagtagtagtagtagtagtagtagtagtagtagtagtagtagtagtagtagtagtagtagtagtagtagtagtagtagtagtagtagtagtagtagtagtagtagtggaggaggagtggaagaagaagaagacgaagaagaagaagaagaagaagaagaagaagaagaagaagaagaagaagaagaagaagaagaagaagaagaagaagaagaagaacaggaagaaa gtagtagtagtagtaatagtagtagtagtaatagtagtagtagtagtagtggtagtagtagtagtagtagtagtagtagtagtagtaatagtagcagcagtagtagtggcagcaatagtagtagtgaggcA cagagtagtagtagtagtagtagtagtagtagtagtagtagtagtagtag cttttcttcttcttcttcttcctcctccttctccttctcctcctcctcctcctcctcctcctcctcctcctcctcctcctcctcctcctcctcctcctcctcc